Below is a genomic region from Equus quagga isolate Etosha38 chromosome 17, UCLA_HA_Equagga_1.0, whole genome shotgun sequence.
TGCTCTAATTTTTCACATTGCTTTGTGTATTCTTATTCTTTGGTTTCTACATAGAAATCTTAGAATCATTTTTCCAGTACTATAAAAAATCATCTTAGGAGCAAGATAGCATGGAGTGTATTGGCTATGTTACATAATAAGGATATTGATAATGTTAAAGCTTCCCATCCATGAAcgtggtatatctctccatttattaagttcttttttttatgtctttcaataacatttaaaattttatttctatccaatgttactgcaattaaataaaaataaaataaaataaaattttatttctaaagatacagtacattattttttgtatttgttcatATATACTGAAGAGTTTTTGTtatgatattttacttttaaacattcaagaatacattaaaaaataacacaagaatAGACAAACAGCCCAATGGGACAGAATAAGACTCTAGAAACAGACCCATAAATACAAGGACACTTGGTTTATGACAAAGGTGACCCTACATAGCAGATTGgggaagaagacatttaaaaaaatggtcagTAGGATaaccatgaaaatgaaatatggataaccatgaaaaatgaaataattcctatataacaaaaaccacaaaaaattaattccatGTGAATTAGAGATACTAATATAAAAGATGAAGCAAAGAAATTTCTAtaagataacatagaagaatatCTTTTCGGATCTAACATAGACAGTGGTTCTTTAAGCCACAGAATGAAGTAACCATGGAGGAAATGACTGATAAACTAATCTTATTGAATAAGTTTAAGAACTTCTGTtaattgaaaaatttcaaaaaaaaatcaatacaagtGTAAATATGGAAGTCACAGAGTGGGAGAAtatatgtgcaaatcatataacCAACAAGGggctcatatccagaatatattaagaatttctacgatcaatatgaaaaagaaaaacaacacagtagaaaaaaatggacaaaatatatatacttcCCCAAAAAGGACATCCAAATTGCtgctaaatatatgaaaaaattgtCGAGCTCATTAGCcagtagagaaatgaaaaaggaaagccaCAATGATTATGTCTGCAtactcaccagaatggctaaaagtTATAAAACAGACAATATGGCTTGTTCATGATGATGCgcagcaacaggaactctcatgcactgttTGTGGGGACaaaaatttttataacatttttgtgGAACTGTTTGGAATTAACCAAAAAGATGAACAATTCAACTTCCAAGAATGCCCCACAGAAATTGATTCATGGCAAAAGACATGTAAAAAATTTCATAGCAGGATTATTTTAAAAGCCAataagtggaaacaacccaaatgtccatcaatagtaggatgaataaattatggtatctTCATACAATAGAATCTTAAATagtaatgaaaattttgaaaactacttATACGCAATCACATGGATTAATCTCACAAAGATAATGTTAGCAAAGaaagtcagtcacaaaaaaagacaaactgtATGTTTCCATTCATAGGAAATTCACAGTGGGAAAAATTAATCTGTGAGGCAGAGGTAGGATAGGGGTTAACCTTGGAGGGCAAAGGCCCGAAGGAGGCAAGAGGATATTGTGGGAAATggttaaatttctctttcttgacctgggtggcAGTGAACTCCCTGAAAGgatattatttgattattttttctgtggaaacataaaaattatatctatatgTTTATACTACGTCTTCCATCCTGTAACTAGGAAGGTGGATGCCATGGCTGGAGCTCTGGGCCATCCTTTCTCATGCAATGTCATCCATGCCTTTGGTGTGATGAACAGGAGCCCAAAGGAGGTGCTGCCCCTGGACCAACGCATTCATCCCAGACCATGAGAGAGGCGCTGTATCTGGACCACTTCAGCCAAAACTATTCCTACTGACATCAAATTCATTATGGGGAATGCTTTGACTgtgtatttaatttattattttaaacagatcTCTTTGGTGATGGTGTTGAAGATGGGTTGGAAAGAGGCAAAGTAGAGGTAGGGAACCCTGCCAGTCAATGTTCATGTGTGATAACAGAGGATAACAAAGCCCTGCATCTGGATACACCAGGAGGGGTGGAGGTAAATTGcatgtaaacattttttctttgaagtttgaTAAAGTTGCACAAATATCTGACTTCTCTCCTACTAAAACCCGTGGAATGACTCAGAGAACCATGATAAGTAAGAGGCAGAAGACCACCCCTGCGTCGATGCCCAGTTGATTGCTCTGCTCAATCAGTCTTCATGTGATTTGAGTCATTGTTCCTTCTTTGAACATTTAAGGTTCTGGGTGCAGAACATGCCTTATTCATCTGTGTATCTCACACTTAGTAAATGTCTGGTCCATAAAAAGATTTCAAGCAACGTTGACTCAATAAGTGAGTAAGTTCCTCAACACATCCAATTCCATCTGGGAGTAGAAGAGATTTGAGAGTTCCTCATTGTCCAGTGTCTCTCCCTGAGTCCTCCATCCAGCCCTCAGGACACTTTGTCTTCCTCCAGCCACATCTTTCACAGGGCTGTGTATTTCTGGCTCAGCTCGAATGGATGAATGACAAATGAATTCCTCAATCCACGCCCAGTACTTCCCTCTGAGCAATTTTGTCCCACCTGCAGGAGCCTCTGCCTCTCTGGCCGCCTTCCTTCATAAGGCTGTGTGTTTCTGGCTCAGCTTCCACAGGGCCTCCTTCACGTCCTTGTTCCGCAGACTGTAGATGAGGGGGTNNNNNNNNNNGGCTGTGTTGGTGCAGgccagcaggagcagagggagcatgTCGCAGAAGAAGTGGTCGATGTGGTTGGAGCTGCAGAACGGGAGGCTGAAGGTGAAGCCGGTCTGCACGATGGAGTTGAGGCAGCCTGCACAGAAGGTGCCCAGCACCAGGCGGGTGCAAGCCAAGGGGCACATGGTGATGGGGTAGCGCAGGGGGCTGCAGATGGCCATgaagcggtcataggccatcacagcCAGGAGGAAGCCCTCGGTGGTGCCcagcagggagaagaagaagaactgGGTGGCACAGCCTTCAAAGGTGATGACCTTGGACGAGGAGAAGAAGTTGGCCAGGGCGTTAGGGGTGATGACCGATGAGTAGCACAGGTCCAGGAAGGAGAGGTTCTTGAGGAAGAAGTACATTGGGGAGTGCAGACGCCCATCCAGGGTGATGACCACGACCATGGTGAGGTTCCCCAGGACGGTCCCCAGGTACAGGGCCAGGAACACAGCAAAGAGCAGGGCCTGGGTCCCCAGGCTACCCTGAAACCCTTCCAGCACAAACTCCTGCAAAGGTGCCGCCGAGACATTTCCATCTCTGTGGGGTGGCATTCTGAGCCGGATGACACAGGGCAGAGACGGGGCCGGAGACAGGGGGAGCAGCTCAAGGTCACAGCGTCACACCTGCCATGCAGCACAGGGACCCTTTGGTCACTCGCTGCCCACTGACCAAGAGGCCACCAGTGGTCCTGAGCTTGGACTGGCCTGAAAAGGAGACATTTCCTCTGATTCTCTAATTCGTAAATATGCGTGGAGCACTCACTCTGTAATAGACTCTGAGCTGTTGCTATggcgtggggtggggggaaggggtgtGCAAGGAGGCTGGCAGAGCTGAATGCCCACTGTGTAAGAGTGGCCTTGCAGCCCCCTGTCCCTCCTTCTGAAAGAAatgctctccctccccacagGATGCTCCTGAGATGTGCCATTTCCACATCTTGCTCAAGTCCCTAATCCTGCACTTTCTATGCCTTAATTTATGAATTCTTtaatttcataaatgtttattgagcatctcccgTCCACCAGAGCTTGAGCTGGGTGGTCTTTCCATCTCCAGGCCAGGCTGGAGGAGCGCAGGGACCAGCACTCACCAGGATAATGTGgctgctgtctgtctgtctcccctgcagACCCTGAGCCCCACCTCAGCATCAATGTCTAAGTCTGGAGCACGGTGGCAGTCTGTTAGCAGAGGTCTCTGCCACCTTGAGGACCTCAGCGGGCTTCCTGCCAATGTGAGATGTTGGACAAATCATCAGAAGGGACAGCCCAGCTGCATGGTCTGAGAAGCAGCAGGACAGAGACTGTGACATTCAGGAGATGGACATGCCTTTGTTCttgctccctgcccctgcccctgcccctgcccctttgAGGTTGATTGTTTTGAGTAGTGAGAGCTCTCAGCATGGTCACATCTGCTTCAGTCTCTGGGTCTTCCTGGTTGGGTGCTGCCACCTGTGCCTGTCATGGTCCAGACCTCACTTCCTGCCATCAGCAGGGCTGAGCACCATGCTCAGGAGGGACATTGGTAACCAGTGGTGTGTGAAGGCCAGTGGAATGGTGGGGGGCCACCCTacagagggaggagtggggaaggaaggtgggcacagggcCACTGGTGCatccagggaagggaggaggattAGTGAGGAAGTGGAACCCGGTCTCAGAGCAGACTCCACACTTTCTAGAGGTCAGATCTGTGGCATCATGGAGCCAGCTGCCTTTGGAGGGAGTGAGCTCACCAGCAGTGGAGGTGTGCAAGCAGAGGCT
It encodes:
- the LOC124229622 gene encoding olfactory receptor 12-like; translation: MPPHRDGNVSAAPLQEFVLEGFQGSLGTQALLFAVFLALYLGTVLGNLTMVVVITLDGRLHSPMYFFLKNLSFLDLCYSSVITPNALANFFSSSKVITFEGCATQFFFFSLLGTTEGFLLAVMAYDRFMAICSPLRYPITMCPLACTRLVLGTFCAGCLNSIVQTGFTFSLPFCSSNHIDHFFCDMLPLLLLACTNTAXXXXPLIYSLRNKDVKEALWKLSQKHTAL